The following coding sequences are from one Clostridioides difficile ATCC 9689 = DSM 1296 window:
- the ytfJ gene encoding GerW family sporulation protein has translation MRATGSIQSLMETTLETIKGSIDANTIIGDPIKTDTTVVVPISKVTIGFGIGGGEYSKGYDDKDREIELKNEKSDTNFAGGSAGAISVQPVAFVVVESGETRIMSLDSNINLVDNILSITPRVLEKIQNISQSNKNQDKNNM, from the coding sequence ATGAGAGCAACAGGTTCGATACAGAGTCTTATGGAAACAACTCTTGAAACAATTAAAGGTTCTATAGATGCAAATACTATTATAGGAGACCCTATAAAAACAGATACTACAGTGGTTGTACCTATATCAAAGGTTACAATTGGCTTTGGTATAGGAGGAGGAGAATACTCAAAAGGATATGATGATAAAGATAGGGAAATTGAATTAAAAAATGAAAAATCAGATACGAATTTTGCTGGAGGTAGCGCAGGGGCTATATCTGTACAACCAGTAGCATTTGTAGTAGTTGAAAGTGGAGAGACTAGAATAATGAGTTTAGATAGTAATATCAATCTAGTGGATAATATATTATCTATAACTCCTAGAGTATTGGAGAAAATTCAAAATATATCACAAAGTAATAAGAATCAAGATAAAAACAATATGTAA
- a CDS encoding MarR family winged helix-turn-helix transcriptional regulator, giving the protein MSDKELSILLLESMNNFHNLIKIINNERYKKDKVLTERQFFALVKIRKHDKIELKNLSRDLHVSTSSLCILLNKLVEQEYVYREEDSRDRRNTFYGITKNGEKILDNEILKFVSIISDKMDCLDIDNKDKLFTSLEESKNIIEQLF; this is encoded by the coding sequence ATGAGCGATAAAGAATTATCTATTTTGTTGTTAGAAAGTATGAATAATTTTCATAATTTAATAAAGATTATTAATAACGAAAGATATAAAAAAGATAAGGTTCTTACAGAAAGACAGTTCTTTGCCTTAGTAAAAATAAGAAAACATGATAAAATAGAGCTTAAAAATCTAAGTAGAGATTTGCATGTATCTACTTCTAGTCTGTGTATACTACTTAATAAATTGGTTGAGCAAGAGTATGTATATAGGGAAGAAGATAGTAGAGATAGACGAAATACTTTTTATGGAATAACTAAAAATGGAGAAAAGATATTGGATAATGAAATACTAAAGTTTGTATCTATAATAAGTGATAAAATGGATTGCCTAGATATAGATAATAAAGATAAATTATTTACTTCTTTGGAAGAGTCTAAAAATATAATAGAACAATTATTTTAA
- a CDS encoding leucyl aminopeptidase has product MNIKYSKEILKSLENAITVVALFEGEDVFTTFDKINMISRNFNSKENSIDTVTLIENNNLVNVCFVGFGKRELLNREKIRIIGGNLCKKLKNILKNEAYKSSDVNVLNLNLNSDEIGCFVEGILLGNYKFDKYKTKSKDFERKEVDTITIFTEKEVECQIEKAKILANSTIIARNLVNEPSNVIYPKTLAVETVKLGAEFGFNVDVYEEEKIKALGMDAFFAVSRGSINKPRFIVMRYFGDKESTDILGLVGKGLTYDTGGYSLKSNASMLDMKTDMAGAASVIGAMCAISQSKLKKNVIAVVAACENALSGGSYKPGDIISSMAKKTIEVLNTDAEGRLTLADAIYYIINNEKVTKVVDVATLTGAALTLLGNVATPIVTNNDDFYCELEKAATLSGERVWKMPIYDEFKDMIKGEEADLKNTGGKNAGCITAGAFIGEFVGNTPWIHMDIAGTSTSSKSIGYKAKGATGEPVRTLYYLAEI; this is encoded by the coding sequence ATGAATATAAAGTATTCTAAAGAGATATTAAAAAGTTTAGAAAATGCTATAACAGTAGTAGCTCTATTTGAGGGAGAAGATGTTTTTACGACATTTGATAAAATAAATATGATAAGCAGAAATTTTAATTCTAAAGAAAATAGTATAGATACTGTAACATTAATTGAAAATAACAATTTGGTAAATGTTTGTTTTGTTGGTTTTGGTAAGAGAGAGTTATTGAATAGAGAAAAAATTAGAATCATAGGTGGGAATTTGTGTAAAAAATTAAAAAATATATTGAAAAATGAAGCATATAAGAGTAGTGATGTTAATGTACTGAATCTTAATTTAAATAGTGATGAAATAGGTTGTTTTGTAGAAGGGATATTACTTGGAAATTATAAGTTTGATAAGTATAAGACAAAAAGTAAGGATTTTGAAAGAAAAGAAGTTGATACTATAACTATATTTACTGAAAAAGAAGTTGAGTGTCAAATAGAAAAGGCTAAAATATTAGCTAATTCAACTATAATAGCTAGAAATCTAGTTAATGAACCATCAAACGTAATATATCCAAAAACATTAGCAGTAGAAACAGTTAAACTTGGTGCAGAGTTTGGGTTTAATGTTGATGTTTATGAAGAAGAAAAAATAAAGGCATTGGGAATGGATGCTTTTTTCGCTGTTTCAAGAGGTTCAATTAATAAACCAAGATTCATAGTAATGAGATACTTTGGAGATAAAGAAAGTACAGATATATTAGGTCTAGTAGGTAAAGGATTGACTTATGATACTGGTGGATATTCTTTAAAATCAAATGCTTCTATGCTAGATATGAAGACAGATATGGCTGGTGCTGCGAGTGTTATAGGTGCTATGTGTGCTATATCTCAAAGTAAATTAAAGAAAAATGTTATAGCAGTAGTGGCTGCATGTGAGAATGCTTTATCAGGAGGTTCATACAAACCTGGAGATATAATTAGTTCTATGGCAAAGAAAACTATTGAAGTTTTAAATACGGATGCAGAAGGTAGACTTACATTAGCTGATGCAATATACTACATTATAAACAATGAAAAAGTAACAAAGGTGGTTGATGTAGCTACATTAACTGGTGCTGCTTTAACATTGTTAGGTAATGTTGCAACTCCTATAGTAACAAATAATGATGATTTTTATTGTGAATTAGAAAAAGCTGCCACTTTATCAGGGGAAAGGGTATGGAAGATGCCAATTTATGATGAATTTAAAGATATGATAAAAGGAGAAGAAGCAGACCTTAAAAACACTGGTGGTAAAAATGCTGGATGTATAACAGCAGGAGCTTTTATTGGTGAATTTGTTGGGAATACTCCTTGGATACATATGGATATAGCGGGGACAAGTACATCATCAAAATCAATTGGATACAAAGCAAAGGGGGCTACAGGAGAACCTGTTAGAACATTGTACTATTTGGCAGAAATCTAA
- a CDS encoding YwaF family protein gives MFKIFLFSSEQFVSLFIFGLFLYYCPKLTKNILPYSYTVEKIICTLLVIIMALEQLLLISSGNYSTLNSLPIGINYICIYLCIAILIFKQYHLFNIFFSWSLVCSVGELIFSKNLGYEFPSLIYFIFIFSKCLIIYADIYMVDVRKFRVNRYALRDNLAICFIYFSFIFLLNTFTNSRYYYGFLSHSITAIFTFIFVTSIMYIPALLFNRDTFILEKKKKSK, from the coding sequence ATGTTTAAAATTTTTCTTTTTTCTAGTGAACAATTTGTAAGTCTCTTTATATTTGGATTATTTTTATACTATTGTCCAAAACTAACCAAAAATATTTTACCTTATAGCTATACAGTTGAGAAGATAATTTGTACATTACTTGTAATAATTATGGCTCTAGAGCAATTATTACTTATTTCTTCAGGTAATTATAGTACTCTAAACTCTTTACCAATTGGAATCAATTATATTTGTATATATCTGTGTATAGCCATACTAATTTTTAAGCAGTATCATCTTTTTAATATATTTTTTTCTTGGAGTTTAGTTTGTTCAGTTGGAGAACTCATTTTTTCTAAAAACTTGGGCTATGAATTTCCTAGCTTAATATATTTTATCTTTATCTTCTCTAAGTGCTTGATAATTTATGCAGATATATATATGGTTGATGTTAGAAAATTTAGAGTTAACAGATATGCACTTAGAGATAACTTAGCTATATGTTTTATTTATTTTTCATTCATATTTTTACTAAACACATTTACCAACTCTAGGTACTATTATGGTTTTTTAAGTCATAGCATAACTGCTATTTTTACGTTTATTTTTGTTACTAGTATTATGTACATACCTGCTCTTTTATTTAATAGAGATACTTTTATACTTGAAAAAAAGAAAAAGAGTAAATAA
- a CDS encoding MazG-like family protein, giving the protein MKLKTISLPELNNLDPTLESTFIKMGEEQGELAECIGKFRNLSGENNDLDEVDIIKKTAKELMDVAQTCVTMMFKLEEQYGINLDEIRKEHIKKLEKRGYIKNMDK; this is encoded by the coding sequence ATGAAACTAAAAACTATATCTTTACCAGAGCTTAATAATTTAGACCCAACACTAGAATCTACATTTATCAAAATGGGTGAAGAACAAGGTGAATTAGCTGAATGTATAGGTAAATTCAGAAATCTAAGTGGAGAAAATAATGATTTAGATGAAGTTGATATTATAAAGAAAACTGCTAAGGAACTAATGGATGTAGCGCAGACATGTGTTACTATGATGTTTAAGCTAGAAGAACAATATGGTATTAATCTTGATGAAATACGTAAGGAGCATATAAAAAAGCTAGAAAAAAGAGGTTACATAAAAAATATGGATAAGTAA
- a CDS encoding NAD-dependent protein deacylase: MDANSLKDLIANHNNIVFFGGAGVSTESNIPDFRSSTGLFSQKLNKQFTAEQLVSHTFFVRYPEEFFEFYKDKLIYPNAKPNNAHIALAKLEEMGKLKAVITQNIDGLHQMAGSKNVLELHGSVHRNYCTKCGKFFDLESMLNLGGNIPYCDNCGSIVKPDVVLYEEALDSDVITKTISAISNADLLIIGGTSLAVYPAASFIDYYKGDYIALINKANTVYDKSASLVINKPIGEVLYEAVLRQI, translated from the coding sequence ATGGATGCAAATAGCTTAAAAGACTTAATAGCTAATCACAATAATATTGTATTTTTTGGTGGAGCAGGTGTTTCAACTGAATCTAATATTCCAGACTTTAGAAGTTCTACTGGATTATTTAGCCAAAAACTCAATAAACAATTTACTGCTGAACAATTAGTTTCACATACTTTTTTTGTTAGATATCCAGAAGAATTTTTTGAATTTTATAAGGATAAATTAATATATCCTAATGCAAAACCCAATAATGCTCATATAGCTTTAGCAAAACTCGAAGAAATGGGTAAGCTTAAAGCTGTCATAACTCAAAATATTGATGGACTTCATCAAATGGCTGGAAGTAAAAATGTGCTAGAACTTCATGGTTCTGTACATAGAAATTATTGTACTAAATGTGGTAAGTTTTTTGACTTAGAATCTATGTTAAATCTGGGAGGTAATATTCCTTACTGTGACAACTGTGGTTCTATAGTAAAACCAGATGTAGTACTTTATGAGGAAGCTCTTGACAGTGATGTCATTACTAAAACAATTTCTGCTATAAGTAATGCTGATTTATTGATTATAGGAGGTACATCATTAGCTGTGTACCCAGCAGCAAGTTTTATAGATTATTACAAAGGTGATTATATTGCTCTTATTAATAAAGCAAATACAGTCTATGATAAGTCAGCTTCTCTTGTAATAAATAAACCTATTGGAGAAGTTTTATATGAGGCTGTATTAAGACAAATATAG
- the acd gene encoding N-acetylglucosaminidase: MKKKAALATLAMLPLGVVNAHADGDIGIVTINYLNVRNEPTAESSIAFVAKKDDKVLIKDSSNGWYKIKAESGQEGWASSKYIAKSNSDSLRTSTNKEKQVISNSLNMRNGAGTSYRVITVLKKGQKVEVISESNGWSKIKYDGRLGYVSSSYLGDVSNSTNKSKTKQVNTTSLNVRSGPNTSYGLLGKLPKGSKVEVISESNGWSKIKYNGKDAYVSSMYLSDVSQSNSDNSSQSNDKKNTDKVVNTASLNVRSGPGSTYSKLGKVYKGSKVTVLSESSGWAKINFNNKEAFVVGNYLSTSADTSNNNSNSNSDNSSNSNGNNSSSSGQVNGMSGISGAKIDYKSLSYTLESHISKQVEKAASGGNVIAPSNRKSTPSPEFSTFSAQRTSSFVNASSSDIEYYLNPKNFTNTTKGMMQFLKINSYRDGISESSLNSYLNGLSSSVFKNQGAAFINAAKKYNIDVVYLVSHAMWETAYGKSTLAQGQTLTSYKGQPLSKPVKVYNFFGIGAIDKSANVSGAEAAYSNGWTSVEATIDGSAKWISQNYVNSSKYNQNTIYKMKWNYDYTWHQYATDVNWANGISGIMENLIGLYGGGSSLVFEVPQYK, translated from the coding sequence GTGAAGAAAAAAGCAGCTTTAGCAACATTGGCTATGTTACCCTTAGGTGTGGTAAATGCACATGCTGATGGAGATATAGGTATAGTGACTATAAATTATTTAAATGTAAGAAATGAACCAACTGCCGAAAGTAGCATAGCCTTTGTTGCTAAAAAAGATGATAAAGTTTTGATTAAAGACTCTTCTAATGGATGGTATAAAATAAAAGCTGAATCTGGACAAGAAGGTTGGGCTTCATCAAAATATATAGCAAAATCAAATAGTGACTCTTTAAGAACGTCTACAAATAAAGAAAAACAAGTTATTTCAAATAGTTTAAATATGAGAAATGGAGCAGGTACAAGTTACAGAGTAATAACTGTACTAAAAAAAGGTCAAAAAGTAGAAGTAATATCAGAGAGTAATGGATGGTCTAAAATCAAATATGATGGAAGACTAGGATATGTATCTAGCTCTTATTTAGGAGACGTTTCAAACTCAACTAATAAATCAAAAACTAAACAAGTGAATACAACTTCACTAAATGTAAGGAGTGGACCAAATACAAGTTATGGTTTGTTAGGCAAGTTGCCAAAAGGAAGTAAAGTAGAAGTAATATCAGAAAGTAATGGATGGTCAAAAATAAAGTATAATGGAAAAGATGCCTATGTATCTAGTATGTACTTATCGGATGTAAGTCAAAGTAATTCAGACAATTCTAGTCAAAGCAATGATAAAAAGAATACTGATAAGGTTGTAAATACAGCTTCTTTAAATGTAAGAAGTGGACCAGGTTCTACATATAGTAAGTTGGGAAAAGTTTATAAAGGAAGTAAAGTAACTGTACTATCAGAAAGTAGTGGATGGGCTAAGATTAATTTTAACAATAAAGAAGCATTTGTAGTAGGCAATTATTTATCTACTTCAGCAGATACTTCAAATAATAACTCAAATAGTAACTCTGATAACAGTTCTAATAGTAATGGCAATAATTCTTCATCATCAGGTCAAGTAAATGGTATGTCAGGTATAAGTGGGGCTAAAATTGATTATAAATCTTTGAGTTATACTTTAGAATCTCATATAAGTAAACAAGTTGAGAAAGCAGCATCAGGAGGAAATGTGATAGCTCCAAGTAATAGGAAAAGCACTCCAAGTCCTGAATTTAGTACTTTTTCAGCTCAAAGAACAAGCTCATTTGTAAATGCAAGTTCAAGTGATATAGAATATTATTTAAATCCTAAGAATTTTACAAATACTACTAAAGGTATGATGCAGTTTTTAAAGATTAACAGTTATAGAGATGGTATTTCAGAATCAAGTCTTAACTCGTATCTTAATGGTTTATCTTCTAGTGTATTTAAAAACCAGGGAGCAGCCTTTATAAATGCTGCCAAGAAGTATAATATAGATGTTGTATATCTAGTATCTCATGCTATGTGGGAAACTGCTTATGGTAAGTCTACACTTGCCCAAGGTCAAACATTAACATCTTATAAGGGACAACCTCTTAGTAAGCCAGTTAAAGTATACAATTTTTTTGGTATAGGAGCAATAGATAAAAGTGCTAATGTTTCAGGTGCAGAAGCAGCGTATTCCAATGGCTGGACTAGTGTAGAAGCTACAATAGATGGCTCTGCAAAGTGGATATCACAAAATTACGTAAATAGTTCTAAGTACAATCAGAATACTATTTACAAGATGAAGTGGAATTATGATTATACATGGCATCAGTATGCAACTGATGTAAACTGGGCTAATGGAATTTCTGGAATTATGGAAAATTTAATTGGTCTTTATGGAGGAGGAAGTAGTTTGGTTTTTGAAGTTCCTCAATATAAGTAA